A DNA window from Brenneria izadpanahii contains the following coding sequences:
- a CDS encoding YciC family protein, translating into MPITANALYRDTMNFTRNQFISILMMSLLTAFITVILNHAFAPGNEELQTLNNVSSDLSSSVELGMMDMIQQMTPEQQVVLLKMSAAGTFSALVGNAILTGGILMLIQMVSAGNRTSALRAIGASAPVLPRLFILILFCTLLIQFGMLFLIVPGVLLAIALSLSPIIVVTEKRGVFSAIKTSSKLAYANLRVTAPAVILWMLTKIAILLLVTKIPMFSPTVLSVLLNGLSNLISAILLIYLFRLYMLLRA; encoded by the coding sequence ATGCCTATCACGGCTAACGCGTTGTACCGTGACACAATGAATTTTACGCGTAACCAGTTCATCAGTATTTTAATGATGTCGCTGTTGACCGCCTTCATTACTGTCATTCTGAATCATGCTTTCGCCCCAGGAAATGAAGAGTTGCAAACGCTGAATAACGTGAGTAGCGATTTATCCTCGTCCGTCGAGCTGGGAATGATGGATATGATCCAGCAGATGACGCCGGAACAGCAGGTGGTGTTGCTGAAAATGTCTGCGGCGGGAACATTCTCCGCCCTGGTCGGTAATGCGATTCTCACCGGCGGCATTCTTATGCTGATTCAGATGGTATCCGCCGGAAACCGTACCAGCGCGTTGCGGGCTATCGGCGCCTCTGCGCCGGTATTGCCCCGCCTGTTTATACTGATCCTGTTCTGTACCCTGCTCATTCAATTCGGCATGCTGTTCCTGATTGTTCCGGGCGTACTGTTGGCTATCGCGCTAAGCCTGTCGCCAATCATTGTCGTCACCGAAAAACGCGGCGTATTCAGCGCCATTAAAACCAGTTCCAAACTGGCTTATGCCAACTTGCGCGTAACGGCGCCGGCGGTGATCCTTTGGATGCTGACCAAAATCGCCATCCTGCTGCTGGTGACGAAGATCCCGATGTTTTCACCCACCGTGCTTTCCGTACTGTTAAATGGTCTGAGCAACCTGATATCCGCTATCCTGCTGATCTATCTGTTCCGTCTTTACATGCTGCTTCGCGCTTGA
- a CDS encoding YkgJ family cysteine cluster protein, translated as MSDNDCMHCGACCAYFRVSFYWAEADDGGGVVPTLLTEPLTPFLRCMQGTNSKTPRCRALEGNIGENVSCSIYANRPSPCREFMPSGENGQTNEACDRARARYGLPPLTTND; from the coding sequence ATGAGTGATAACGACTGTATGCACTGCGGTGCTTGTTGCGCTTATTTCAGAGTCTCTTTTTACTGGGCTGAAGCCGATGATGGCGGCGGCGTAGTTCCAACTCTACTTACAGAACCTCTTACGCCATTTTTACGCTGCATGCAGGGCACAAACAGCAAAACTCCCCGTTGCCGCGCGCTAGAAGGCAACATTGGCGAAAACGTCAGCTGTTCCATTTACGCCAACCGCCCCTCCCCATGCCGTGAATTTATGCCGTCAGGAGAAAATGGCCAGACAAATGAGGCCTGTGACCGCGCCCGCGCCCGCTATGGACTCCCCCCGTTGACGACCAATGATTGA
- the ompW gene encoding outer membrane protein OmpW — MKKASFLLLAAALLPAAALAHQAGDVIVRGGTATVRPVEGSDNVLNLGSFKVDNNTQLGLTFSYLVTDNIGVELLAATPFTHKVGLNGVGTIAEVSHLPPSLMAQYYFGDKADKLRPYLGVGVNYTMFFDEKFNDRGKSNGLSDLSLTNSWGVAAQAGLDYNLDENWLINASLWWMDIDTDVKFNAGDQRQTISTRLDPWVFMFGVGYRF, encoded by the coding sequence ATGAAAAAAGCGTCTTTCTTGCTACTGGCGGCAGCGCTGTTGCCAGCGGCCGCACTGGCTCATCAGGCCGGTGATGTCATTGTCCGTGGTGGAACCGCTACCGTGCGTCCGGTAGAGGGGTCTGACAATGTTTTGAACCTGGGTTCGTTTAAAGTTGATAACAATACGCAACTGGGGTTGACGTTCAGTTATCTGGTTACGGATAACATCGGCGTGGAATTATTGGCCGCGACGCCGTTTACGCATAAAGTAGGGTTGAACGGCGTCGGGACGATCGCCGAGGTAAGCCATCTACCGCCTTCTTTGATGGCGCAGTATTACTTTGGTGATAAAGCCGACAAACTTCGTCCTTACCTTGGCGTAGGCGTGAACTACACCATGTTCTTTGATGAAAAATTCAATGACCGGGGGAAGAGCAATGGCTTAAGCGATCTGAGCCTGACAAACTCCTGGGGCGTGGCTGCGCAGGCCGGTCTGGACTACAATCTGGATGAAAACTGGCTGATTAACGCTTCGCTGTGGTGGATGGATATTGATACCGATGTGAAATTTAATGCCGGCGACCAGCGGCAGACGATTAGTACCCGTCTGGATCCGTGGGTATTTATGTTTGGGGTCGGCTATCGTTTTTAA
- the trpA gene encoding tryptophan synthase subunit alpha, with translation MERYQHLFKRLGDNKEGAFVPFVTLGDPSPEQSLKIIDTLVAAGADALELGIPFSDPLADGPTIQAATLRAFSAGVTVGQCFEMLAAIRQKYPDIPIGLLMYANLVFSNGIDEFYQRCAQVGVDSVLVADVPVEESAPFRAAAQRHGIAPIFICPPNADDDLLREIASYGRGYTYLLSRAGVTGAENRAHSPLHHLVAKLKEYHAAPPIQGFGISEPSQVRESLTAGAAGAISGSAIVRIIEKNQHNPAEMLSQLRTFVSNMKAATRS, from the coding sequence ATGGAGCGCTATCAACATCTGTTTAAACGCCTCGGCGACAATAAAGAAGGCGCGTTTGTCCCCTTTGTGACGCTGGGCGATCCCTCACCGGAACAGTCGCTGAAAATCATTGATACTCTGGTTGCCGCAGGCGCCGACGCCCTGGAGCTGGGCATCCCCTTTTCAGATCCGCTGGCTGATGGGCCAACCATTCAGGCCGCCACGCTGCGCGCGTTTTCCGCCGGCGTCACGGTCGGTCAGTGCTTTGAAATGCTTGCCGCCATCCGTCAGAAATATCCGGACATCCCCATCGGTTTACTGATGTACGCCAACCTGGTTTTCAGCAACGGTATCGATGAGTTTTATCAGCGCTGCGCGCAAGTCGGCGTCGACTCCGTATTGGTTGCCGATGTTCCGGTTGAAGAGTCCGCGCCTTTCCGGGCCGCGGCACAGCGCCACGGCATCGCGCCGATCTTCATCTGCCCGCCCAACGCCGATGACGATCTGCTGCGTGAAATCGCATCCTATGGCCGCGGTTATACCTATTTGCTGTCGCGCGCGGGCGTAACCGGCGCGGAAAATCGCGCTCATTCGCCGCTTCACCATCTGGTCGCCAAATTGAAGGAGTACCATGCGGCCCCGCCAATTCAGGGATTCGGGATTTCAGAACCTTCACAAGTACGGGAATCATTAACCGCAGGGGCGGCCGGCGCTATTTCCGGTTCGGCGATCGTTCGGATTATTGAAAAAAATCAGCACAATCCCGCGGAGATGCTGTCTCAGTTGCGTACCTTTGTCAGCAATATGAAAGCGGCAACGCGTTCATAG
- the trpB gene encoding tryptophan synthase subunit beta: MTLLNPYFGEFGGQYVPQILIPALRQLEEAFVSAQQDPEFQAEFIDLLKNYAGRPTALTLCKNLTAGTRTKLYLKREDLLHGGAHKTNQVLGQALLAKRMGKTEIIAETGAGQHGVATALACALLGLKCRVYMGAKDAERQSPNVFRMRLMGAEVIPVHSGSSTLKDACNEALRDWSGSYEKAHYLLGTAAGPHPFPTIVREFQRMIGEEIKAQMLEKEGRLPDVLLACVGGGSNSIGMFADFIDDAGVRLIGVEPAGLGIETGQHGAPLKHGRVGIYFGMKSPMMQTSEGQIEESYSISAGLDFPSVGPQHAYLNSIGRADYVSITDDEALEAFKELSRHEGIIPALESSHALAYALKMIKQEPEKEQILVVNLSGRGDKDIFTVHDILKNRGEI; the protein is encoded by the coding sequence ATGACATTACTCAACCCATACTTTGGTGAATTCGGCGGACAGTATGTGCCGCAGATCCTCATCCCGGCCCTTCGCCAGTTGGAGGAAGCCTTTGTAAGCGCCCAGCAGGATCCCGAGTTCCAGGCGGAATTCATCGACTTACTGAAGAACTATGCCGGCCGGCCGACCGCGCTGACATTATGTAAAAACCTGACCGCTGGCACCCGCACCAAGCTTTACCTGAAGCGCGAAGACTTGCTGCACGGCGGCGCGCACAAAACCAACCAGGTGCTGGGACAGGCTCTGCTCGCCAAGCGGATGGGGAAAACGGAAATCATCGCCGAGACCGGGGCCGGGCAACACGGCGTCGCGACGGCGCTGGCTTGCGCCCTGCTGGGGCTGAAATGCCGCGTCTACATGGGAGCCAAGGATGCCGAGCGCCAATCCCCCAACGTATTCCGTATGCGCCTGATGGGCGCGGAAGTCATACCGGTTCACAGCGGCTCTTCCACGCTGAAAGATGCCTGTAACGAAGCGCTGCGCGACTGGTCCGGCAGCTATGAGAAGGCGCATTACCTATTGGGTACGGCGGCGGGTCCGCATCCGTTCCCCACCATCGTGCGTGAATTTCAGCGCATGATCGGTGAGGAAATAAAAGCGCAGATGCTGGAAAAAGAAGGCCGCTTACCGGATGTGCTGCTGGCCTGCGTGGGCGGCGGCTCCAACTCCATCGGTATGTTCGCCGACTTTATTGATGACGCCGGCGTCCGCCTGATCGGCGTGGAACCGGCGGGATTAGGCATTGAAACCGGGCAACACGGCGCGCCGCTCAAGCATGGCCGCGTGGGGATCTACTTCGGGATGAAATCCCCGATGATGCAAACCAGCGAAGGACAAATCGAAGAGTCCTATTCCATCTCGGCCGGTCTGGATTTCCCCTCCGTCGGTCCCCAGCACGCTTATCTGAATAGCATCGGCCGGGCCGACTATGTCTCGATCACCGATGATGAAGCGCTGGAGGCCTTTAAAGAACTCTCCCGTCATGAAGGTATTATCCCGGCGCTGGAATCGTCCCACGCTTTGGCCTATGCGTTGAAAATGATCAAGCAAGAGCCGGAGAAAGAGCAAATTCTGGTGGTTAACCTGTCAGGCCGCGGCGATAAAGACATATTTACCGTGCACGATATTTTAAAAAATCGGGGAGAAATCTAA
- the trpCF gene encoding bifunctional indole-3-glycerol-phosphate synthase TrpC/phosphoribosylanthranilate isomerase TrpF, with product MQETILNKIVRDKALWVEARQKKQPLSTFQHEVVPSQRDFYQALSQNKPAFILECKKASPSKGLIRDDFDPAKIARIYKDYASAISVLTDEKYFQGDFAFLPQVSAEVHQPVLCKDFIISEYQIYLARYYQADAILLMLSVLDDQQYRQLSALAHSLKLGVLTEASNEDELQRAIKLEARVVGINNRNLRDLSVDLDRTRQLAPRLPAGVTVICESGIHSHAQIRELSRFADGFLIGSSLMSESDLAQAVRRVILGENKVCGLTRPEDAQAAYQAGAVYGGLIFVESSPRHISLEQAQRLIQSAPLRYVGVFRDAPIERIVALAGELQLAAVQLHGDEDQHAISLLREHLPATCQIWKALSIRGACPERNLRHVDRYVLDNAQGGSGQTFDWSILKGQTLDNVLLAGGLNVDNCAQAAQLGCAGLDFNSGVESQPGKKDANKIAAVFQTLRTE from the coding sequence ATGCAGGAAACCATTCTGAATAAAATAGTGCGGGATAAGGCCTTATGGGTTGAAGCGCGCCAGAAAAAACAGCCTTTATCGACGTTCCAGCATGAGGTTGTTCCCAGCCAACGGGATTTTTATCAGGCGCTGAGCCAGAATAAGCCGGCGTTTATTCTGGAATGCAAAAAGGCCTCGCCTTCGAAAGGGTTGATCCGTGATGATTTCGATCCGGCAAAGATCGCCCGGATTTATAAAGACTACGCCTCCGCGATTTCGGTGCTGACCGATGAAAAATATTTTCAGGGTGATTTCGCTTTTCTGCCGCAGGTCAGCGCAGAGGTTCACCAGCCGGTGTTGTGTAAAGACTTTATTATTTCGGAGTATCAGATCTATCTGGCGCGTTATTATCAGGCCGACGCCATTCTGCTGATGCTATCCGTGCTGGACGACCAACAGTATCGCCAGTTGTCCGCCCTGGCCCATAGTCTGAAGCTGGGCGTGTTGACCGAGGCCAGTAACGAAGATGAACTGCAACGGGCAATTAAACTTGAAGCCCGCGTGGTGGGAATTAATAATCGCAACCTGCGCGATTTGTCTGTTGATTTAGACCGTACCCGTCAGCTTGCGCCACGGCTGCCGGCAGGCGTGACGGTGATCTGCGAGTCCGGCATCCATTCTCATGCGCAAATTCGCGAACTGAGCCGGTTCGCCGATGGCTTTTTGATCGGCAGCTCGCTGATGTCCGAATCCGACCTGGCGCAGGCCGTGCGCCGCGTGATCCTCGGCGAGAATAAAGTCTGCGGCCTCACCCGCCCGGAAGACGCCCAGGCCGCCTATCAGGCCGGCGCTGTTTATGGCGGTTTGATTTTTGTTGAATCATCCCCGCGCCATATCTCGCTGGAACAGGCGCAGCGCCTTATTCAGAGCGCCCCGCTGCGTTATGTCGGCGTATTCCGCGATGCGCCGATCGAGCGGATCGTCGCTCTCGCCGGCGAGTTGCAACTAGCCGCGGTACAGCTGCACGGCGACGAAGACCAGCACGCCATTTCGCTGCTGCGTGAACATCTGCCCGCGACCTGCCAAATTTGGAAAGCGCTGAGCATACGCGGCGCATGCCCGGAAAGAAACCTACGGCACGTCGATCGCTATGTGCTGGATAACGCCCAGGGCGGCAGCGGCCAGACGTTCGACTGGTCCATACTCAAGGGACAGACGCTGGATAACGTACTGTTGGCCGGCGGACTAAACGTTGATAACTGCGCCCAGGCGGCTCAACTGGGGTGCGCCGGATTGGACTTCAATTCCGGCGTGGAAAGTCAGCCTGGAAAGAAAGATGCGAATAAGATCGCTGCGGTTTTTCAGACGCTACGGACGGAATGA
- the trpD gene encoding anthranilate phosphoribosyltransferase, giving the protein MAEILEKLYQAEIISRQESQALFGAVVRGELEASQLAAALISMKIRGEHPEEIAGAATALLADAQPFPRPDYPFADIVGTGGDGTNSINISTASAFVAASCGLKIAKHGNRSVSSRSGSSDLLAAFGIRLDMPAEQARQALDDLGVCFLFAPQYHPGFRHAAPVRQQLKTRTLFNVLGPLVNPARPPLALIGVYRPELVRPIAETLKVLGYQRAAVVHGGGMDEVAIHAPTQVAELNQGDIATYELTHQDFGLESFPLSALAGGTPEENRDILASLLQGKGKPAHEAAVAANVALLLKLFGREDLRQNAQQALEVIRSGQAYQRVTDLAARG; this is encoded by the coding sequence ATAGCGGAAATACTTGAAAAACTATATCAGGCCGAAATCATCAGCCGACAGGAAAGCCAGGCGCTGTTTGGCGCCGTCGTGCGCGGCGAGCTTGAAGCTAGCCAGCTGGCCGCGGCGCTGATCAGTATGAAAATTCGCGGCGAACACCCGGAAGAGATCGCCGGCGCGGCAACCGCCTTACTGGCCGATGCGCAACCGTTCCCCCGCCCTGACTACCCGTTCGCCGATATTGTCGGCACCGGCGGCGACGGCACCAACAGTATCAATATTTCGACCGCCAGCGCTTTTGTGGCCGCCAGTTGCGGGTTGAAGATCGCCAAACACGGCAACCGCAGCGTCTCCAGCCGGTCGGGGTCGTCCGACTTGCTGGCCGCGTTCGGCATTCGCCTTGATATGCCTGCCGAACAGGCGCGTCAGGCGCTGGACGACCTGGGCGTGTGCTTTTTGTTTGCGCCGCAGTATCATCCCGGTTTTCGCCACGCGGCCCCCGTGCGTCAGCAGTTAAAAACCCGAACCCTGTTTAACGTTCTGGGTCCATTAGTTAACCCGGCCCGTCCGCCGCTGGCGCTGATCGGCGTCTATCGTCCGGAACTGGTGCGCCCGATTGCCGAAACCTTGAAGGTATTGGGGTATCAGCGGGCGGCCGTAGTTCACGGCGGTGGAATGGACGAAGTGGCGATACATGCGCCAACGCAGGTCGCCGAGTTGAACCAGGGCGATATAGCAACCTACGAATTAACCCACCAGGATTTCGGGCTGGAAAGTTTCCCGCTGTCGGCATTAGCGGGCGGCACTCCGGAAGAAAACCGTGACATTCTGGCCTCACTGTTACAGGGTAAAGGCAAACCGGCACATGAAGCCGCCGTCGCCGCCAACGTTGCATTATTATTGAAGCTATTCGGACGGGAAGATTTGCGTCAAAATGCGCAGCAGGCATTAGAAGTCATTCGTAGCGGACAGGCCTATCAGCGGGTTACCGATCTGGCCGCAAGAGGATAA
- a CDS encoding glutamine amidotransferase-related protein: MADILLLDNIDSFTYNLVDQLRASGHQVVIYRNHLPADAIIDHLKKMERPVLMLSPGPGAPAEAGCMPELLQRLRGQLPIIGICLGHQAIVEAYGGHVGQAGEILHGKASNIDHDGLAMFAGLPHPLPVARYHSLVGSDIPAELTVNAHFNDMVMAVRHDADRVYGFQFHPESILTTHGARLLEQTLDWALA, translated from the coding sequence ATGGCGGATATCTTACTGCTCGATAATATCGATTCATTTACCTACAATCTGGTGGATCAACTGCGGGCCAGCGGGCATCAGGTGGTTATTTATCGTAATCATCTGCCGGCCGACGCCATCATCGACCATTTAAAGAAAATGGAACGGCCGGTTTTGATGTTATCTCCCGGTCCGGGCGCCCCGGCCGAGGCGGGTTGCATGCCTGAACTGCTACAGCGTCTGCGCGGTCAACTGCCGATTATCGGCATCTGCCTCGGGCATCAGGCGATTGTGGAAGCCTATGGCGGCCATGTAGGTCAGGCGGGCGAGATTCTGCACGGCAAAGCCTCCAACATCGACCATGACGGTCTGGCGATGTTCGCCGGCTTACCCCATCCGCTACCGGTGGCGCGCTATCACTCTCTGGTGGGCAGCGATATTCCGGCGGAGTTGACCGTTAACGCTCACTTTAACGACATGGTGATGGCGGTGCGTCACGACGCCGACCGCGTTTACGGCTTCCAGTTTCATCCTGAATCGATTTTAACCACCCACGGCGCGCGGCTGCTCGAACAGACGCTGGACTGGGCGTTGGCTTAA
- a CDS encoding anthranilate synthase component 1, producing MQTTRPKLELLRTEAIYRNDPSTIFHQLCGARPATLLLESAEIESKQNLKSLLIIDSALRITALGQQVSVQALTANGANLLPLLDKALPPEVVIAAHPNSRELTFPPADNMQDEDSRLRSLSVFDALRVILKLVDSPADEREAMFLGGLFAYDLVASFETLPELSQQQRCPDYCFYLAETLLTLDHQQRTTLLQASLFTPDSGERQRLQQRLTQLQQQLKQPAPALPHQSIDSMELSCNQSDEAYGEVVTQMQQAIRAGEIFQVVPSRRFSLPCPSPLSAYQVLKDNNPSPYMFFMQDQDFTLFGASPESSLKYDADSRQIEIYPIAGTRPRGRRADGSLDRDLDSRIELEMRTDHKEMAEHLMLVDLARNDLARICKPGSRYVADLTQVDRYSFVMHLVSRVVGTLREDLDALHAYRACMNMGTLSGAPKVRATQLIAASEKTRRGSYGGAVGYFTAHGDLDTCIVIRSAYVEDGIATVQAGAGIVLDSVPQAEADETRNKARAVLRAIASAHNAKELF from the coding sequence ATGCAAACGACACGACCAAAACTGGAGCTTCTGCGTACCGAGGCCATCTACCGCAATGACCCCAGCACCATTTTCCACCAGCTCTGCGGCGCAAGACCCGCCACGCTGCTGCTGGAGTCAGCCGAAATAGAAAGTAAGCAAAACCTGAAAAGCCTATTAATTATTGATAGCGCGCTGCGCATCACCGCACTCGGCCAGCAGGTTTCCGTTCAGGCGCTGACCGCCAACGGCGCGAATTTGCTGCCGCTGCTGGATAAGGCGCTGCCGCCCGAAGTCGTCATCGCCGCGCATCCTAACAGCCGCGAACTGACCTTCCCCCCGGCAGACAACATGCAGGATGAAGACTCCCGCCTGCGTTCGTTATCCGTTTTTGATGCGCTACGCGTCATTCTAAAGCTGGTCGACTCGCCTGCCGATGAGCGTGAAGCGATGTTTTTGGGCGGACTGTTCGCTTACGATCTGGTGGCCAGTTTTGAAACATTGCCGGAACTGAGCCAGCAGCAGCGCTGCCCGGACTATTGCTTTTATCTGGCGGAAACCCTGCTGACGCTGGACCATCAACAACGGACTACCCTGCTTCAGGCCAGCCTGTTTACGCCGGACAGCGGCGAGCGGCAGCGCTTACAGCAACGGTTAACGCAACTACAGCAGCAGTTGAAACAACCGGCCCCCGCGCTGCCGCATCAATCGATTGACAGCATGGAGCTCAGTTGCAACCAGAGCGATGAAGCCTATGGCGAGGTTGTTACTCAGATGCAGCAGGCGATTCGCGCCGGAGAAATTTTTCAGGTGGTGCCTTCCCGCCGCTTTTCGCTGCCCTGCCCGTCGCCGCTGTCTGCCTATCAGGTTCTGAAAGACAATAACCCCAGCCCTTACATGTTTTTCATGCAGGACCAGGACTTCACGCTGTTTGGCGCCTCGCCGGAAAGTTCGCTGAAATATGACGCAGACAGCCGTCAGATTGAAATTTATCCGATCGCCGGCACCCGCCCGCGCGGACGCCGCGCCGACGGCTCGCTGGATCGCGATCTCGACAGCCGCATTGAACTGGAAATGCGTACCGACCATAAAGAGATGGCCGAACACCTGATGCTGGTCGATCTGGCGCGCAACGATCTGGCGCGAATCTGTAAGCCCGGCAGCCGCTATGTAGCCGATTTAACCCAGGTCGATCGCTACTCTTTCGTCATGCATCTGGTATCCCGCGTGGTGGGAACGCTGCGTGAAGATCTGGATGCGCTGCACGCTTACCGCGCCTGTATGAATATGGGAACGCTGAGCGGCGCGCCGAAAGTCCGCGCTACGCAGCTTATCGCCGCCAGTGAGAAAACCCGGCGCGGCAGCTATGGCGGCGCGGTGGGGTATTTTACCGCCCACGGCGATCTGGATACCTGTATCGTTATCCGTTCAGCCTACGTTGAAGACGGCATCGCCACAGTGCAAGCGGGCGCGGGCATTGTTCTGGACTCCGTTCCGCAAGCGGAAGCCGATGAAACACGAAATAAGGCGAGGGCCGTTCTGCGGGCCATTGCCAGTGCGCACAACGCGAAGGAGTTGTTCTAA
- the rnm gene encoding RNase RNM — translation MSQEPQPLSSFPLYDLHSHTTASDGVLTPAELVNRAVAMRVSVLSITDHDTTGGLAEAQRTIDELALPLRLISGVEISTLWENHEIHIVGLGMDIGHPALRDLLLSQAQSRWERAEQIALRLEKARIPEALEGASRLAVGGQITRGHFARFLVEQGVAANINQVFKKYLAKGKTGYVPPQWCTIKQAIDAIHQSGGVSVLAHPGRYNLTAKWLKRLLTGFADSGGIAMEVAQCQQAPDERTRLARYAREFSLSASQGSDFHQPCAWIELGRKLWLPADVEPVWRHKALAE, via the coding sequence GTGTCACAAGAACCTCAACCGCTATCGTCTTTCCCGCTTTATGATCTGCATAGTCACACTACGGCGTCCGATGGCGTATTAACGCCGGCTGAACTGGTTAACCGGGCGGTTGCGATGCGCGTCAGCGTGTTGTCGATTACCGATCATGATACCACCGGCGGCCTGGCCGAGGCGCAGCGAACGATTGATGAGCTGGCGTTGCCGTTGCGGCTGATCTCCGGCGTGGAGATTTCAACGCTATGGGAAAACCATGAGATTCATATCGTGGGGCTGGGTATGGATATTGGTCATCCGGCCCTGCGCGATCTTTTGCTGAGCCAGGCGCAGTCGCGGTGGGAAAGGGCGGAGCAGATCGCTTTGCGCCTGGAGAAAGCGCGCATTCCCGAGGCGCTGGAAGGCGCGAGCCGGTTGGCGGTCGGCGGCCAAATCACCCGCGGGCATTTCGCCCGCTTTCTGGTGGAGCAAGGCGTAGCGGCGAATATTAATCAAGTGTTTAAGAAATATCTGGCGAAAGGGAAAACCGGATACGTCCCGCCACAGTGGTGTACAATAAAGCAAGCGATTGATGCCATTCATCAATCTGGCGGCGTCTCGGTGCTGGCGCATCCGGGGCGTTATAATTTGACCGCAAAATGGTTGAAACGTTTGTTGACCGGGTTTGCGGACAGCGGCGGTATTGCCATGGAAGTGGCGCAATGCCAGCAGGCGCCGGATGAGCGAACGCGGCTTGCCCGTTATGCCCGGGAATTTAGCCTGTCGGCATCGCAGGGTTCGGACTTTCATCAGCCCTGCGCCTGGATTGAACTGGGGCGCAAGCTGTGGTTGCCCGCCGATGTGGAGCCGGTGTGGCGGCATAAGGCGCTGGCTGAATAA
- a CDS encoding L-threonylcarbamoyladenylate synthase, whose product MSQFFYIHPQNPQPRLINQSVDFLHKGGVIVYPTDSGYALGCKLGEKNAMERICRIRDLDSNHNFTLMCRDLSELSTYAYVDNAAFRLIKNNTPGNYTFILKATKEVPRRLMNEKRKTIGLRVPSNPIALDLLAALDEPLMSTTLMLPGNDFAESDPEEIQESLGKQVDLVIHGGFLGQQPTTVIDLTESTPQIVREGTGDITPFL is encoded by the coding sequence ATGAGTCAGTTTTTCTACATTCACCCGCAGAATCCTCAGCCAAGACTGATCAATCAGTCAGTGGACTTTCTGCATAAAGGCGGGGTGATTGTTTACCCTACCGATTCAGGTTATGCGCTGGGATGCAAGTTGGGTGAAAAAAATGCAATGGAACGTATCTGCCGAATCCGCGATCTGGATAGCAACCACAATTTTACCCTGATGTGCCGCGATCTTTCGGAGCTATCGACATATGCCTACGTTGATAATGCGGCGTTTCGTCTGATTAAAAATAATACGCCGGGCAACTATACCTTCATTCTTAAAGCGACCAAGGAAGTGCCGCGCCGCTTGATGAATGAAAAACGTAAGACCATTGGCCTGCGGGTGCCTTCTAATCCTATTGCGCTGGATTTATTAGCCGCATTAGACGAACCATTAATGTCCACCACGCTGATGTTGCCCGGCAATGATTTTGCCGAATCCGATCCGGAAGAGATCCAGGAATCGCTGGGAAAACAGGTCGATCTGGTAATTCATGGCGGGTTTCTCGGCCAGCAGCCTACCACGGTGATTGATTTGACCGAATCCACGCCGCAGATTGTCCGTGAAGGAACCGGGGACATCACGCCATTCCTGTAA